In Primulina huaijiensis isolate GDHJ02 chromosome 6, ASM1229523v2, whole genome shotgun sequence, a single window of DNA contains:
- the LOC140979033 gene encoding uncharacterized protein: MFDIKCVNEEVLPSEGSTSPQNGHSMIQPSKHILHTPQRFIVDEGASNAQPVGDSNNNDDKKAYNNMLLTYVKVKRQIKKSLYLSSPFMQLSETPTILVSHQLGSCSGTFQPLQIAKSPKLTIALKEQIKTMKGTRQCLMAAYDKKWFNDLLLLRSWLGSSHINECMNGFLVLQKKYPHLVAQDIAIMGGYFSGLLGVVYSKAEKGMSHCHWDDLIRMAEGSRRKWKSLPWKETSFILVPYHVPNHWVAVKIDIKATSIILYYCGICLTKEINMESYVRPL; encoded by the exons ATGTTTGATATCAAATGTGTTAATGAAGAAGTCTTGCCATCAGAAG GTTCTACATCTCCTCAAAATGGACACTCCATGATCCAACCAAGCAAACATATCTTGCACACTCCCCAACGATTCATAGTTGATGAAGGAGCTTCCAATGCCCAGCCAGTTGGAGATTCAAACAATAATGATGATAAGAAAGCTTATAATAACATGTTATTAACCTATGTCAAGGTTAAGAGGCAAATCAAGAAGTCATTGTACTTATCGTCGCCCTTCATGCAATTGTCAGAGACGCCCACTATATTAGTTAGCCATCAACTTGGATCATGTAGTGGCACATTTCAACCACTTCAAATAGCAAAGTCACCGAAGCTAACTATAGCTTTGAAGGAGCAAATTAAAACAATGAAAGGCACTCGTCAATGCCTAATGGCCGCCTACGATAAGAAATGGTTTAATGATTTGCTCTTGCTTAGGTCGTGGCTTGGATCTTCT CACATTAACGAATGCATGAATGGGTTTTTGGTGCTTCAAAAAAAGTATCCTCATTTAGTGGCACAAGACATTGCTATAATGGGTGGTTATTTTAGTGGACTTTTGGGTGTTGTCTATTCCAAAGCTGAAAAGGGTATGTCTCATTGTCATTGGGATGATTTGATTCGAATGGCTGAAGGATCACGTAGAAAATGGAAATCATTGCCATGGAAAGAAACATCATTTATCCTTGTGCCTTACCATGTCCCCAACCATTGGGTTGCTGTAAAAATAGATATAAAGGCCACATCTATCATACTTTATTATTGTGGAATCTGTTTAACCAAAGAGATTAACATGGAGTCATATGTTCGTCCGCTATAA